The genomic interval GAGCGAGTACAGGAGAATTAAGTGCAACGCAATTTGCTGGCTGACTAACCCGCCCCCCGTGGCCTTGAACTCGACAGACTTGGCTGCCGTCCACTCACCCACAAACACAGATacgcacatacatacacacgcGCAAGCCGCTTCTACTGGCCGAAGAGAGGAGAAGAACGCATATATCGGCAAGTAAACGAGCAGAGGAAGAAAGCCATGGCCGAACCAAGGACGCCCGAGAAGCTGCTGGCCGCAAAGCCACCGGTTTTACACCACAACAGCCATAGTCCCAATGCCTCGCTGCAGCTGCCCAGTCCCATCATCACGAGGCGCACTCGCACGGCCTCGACGTAAGTCCTCCTGCACTGACCTGCCCACCCACCCAGCaaaaccacccacccactacTGGCCCCACACACACTTGACCCCAAGGGGAACTTGGCCCCTATGCAGAGCCTTAATGGGGCCAAATAGGCGCCGAAAGTTCACATTATTTCACAAGGTTCGCTCTTTTgtacaaaaaccaaataccacCTTTTGAAATAGAACAAGAATAGCGTGGGGCCATGTAATTTCTAAAGCTAAAGCTTTCTTTAATGTTTTAAACTGCAGTTGTTGAATTAAAAGAGCAAACGTAATGAAACATAAACAGTAATTAACAATCGAACATGgcaaatataaacaatttattggttcaaaattttttatttaatacatTCTTATTTAAGTGTATAGAAGTTCTTTGaaagtttaaattaatttgtaaaCCCGATactttttcaattatttcagTGTACATCTAACATACATACACTCGGAAATCAGTCGCTGCCAAATTTATAAGCTCTCTGAACCCTTTGAAACATAATCCACGTACTTAAATTCTACCCCCTCATGTCCTTGCATACGCCATTGATTAACTTGTCTCTTCCTGCTTAATTATTTTCCCAAACGCTGCCAAAACGCAAACACGCGCAAACTCAAAATAACGCTGGGAAAACATAGCTCCGCTCGGGCCTTGGAAAATCCGGTTGTGACCGGTATGGTGAAATCCTTCAGCCGCACCAAAGGACACGGCTTCATTACACCCAACGCCGGCGGAGAGGACGTTTTTTGCCACGTTTCCGAGTAAGTGGATGAATAATGCATGCGCGGCGACCTTTGCGCTGGCTCTGTAAGACCTACAAAAATATAATCTTCCCACAGCATCGAAGGTGAATATGTGCCCATGCCCGGGGATGAGGTCAAATACCGTCTGTGCGCCATTCCGCCCAAGTATGAGAAACACCAGGCCGTGCACGTGCAGATTAGCCACCTGACGCCGGAGGTGCACCACAAGTGGGAGGAGCCATTCTATGGTGGCTCCTCGCCCGCCAAGTAAAGCTGAAGCTCGTGGCCGTGGGAGTTCGGAGTTCGGGAGCGGAAAAGTGTGTTGTTAAAAGCTGAACGGCCTTCCAAGAAATTTAATTGAGCTAGAGCACGCCACCCGAGATGAACGAAATGGAAAACCGGAACAGAACAATAACCATGAAAGTAAACGAAAGCACAGCAATCGAAGCAGCCAGGAAACAGCCGAAACCAGACCAGAACGTAATTGAATATAGAACAACAGGCCTGccatccagccagccagccagcgagCAGCATCACAAGAGTTTCAATTGAACACTTAATTAGAATTTAAGCTAAGCTATGGAAGTCAAACAAAACGCAGTCACAAATATTGCCTTTCCCTCTGGAAGAGGGGAGAGCAACCGCAACCAGTTTCGAGTATATTATCAAAAGCGCGTATGTAtttggaaattgaaattgttattCGAGAAGCCAACAGCGACGCGCCCGCAATGCTGTGGTGCCCTGTATCAGTAATTACTTTtaattataacaaaacatctGAATGTGTTCGCGAAGCAAACAAGCAAAATGCTCTCAGTAATTCACTTTATTATTAAAACAGCTGCAAAACAATTCCATCGGTGATTTTTTTTGGAGTGGCGTGGGAGTTATCAGCATGAAGTATGTTTTGTACACACAGTTGCGGTCAGCATAATAGTCGCTTGCTTATAGGTGTTCTAATAAAATTgaatgaaaaattattaatctTACGTTTTTATTACGGCATTTTAGATATTTCTTGGCCCGTCTAGCTAATGGTTTATTGTAATATCACGATTGTCATAATTAGACAAAATATTGTTTTAGCCGCAGCTGTAATTTGTATTCAATTTAGTGGTGTATCTTATCTGCGCTCTGCAGAAAATCGAAATTGTAACatattcaataaaaacaacatttttaCCACAATAAATACATACCTACAGATTCCCGCCCGCTAGACTTATCAAGTAAAGCCATAAATAGCCAAACCAACTCATACTCCCAAAAATTAAGGATTTCCATTTCGTAAGCCGCCCGCCActgaatttgaatttcaaatgaTTAGTGTGACCATAGGGCGGTTTATAGCAACTGCATGCGTAGTGCGACAGAGAGTtgctataaaaatatattggaACGTCAACAAACATATGCCACGAAAGAAAATATTCCGATTCGACAGAATATGAATTAATTAAAGACCGAAGTGGCAGATATCCAGAAAGCCATTCGATCGTACATTTAACCAAATTAAAGGCATCGAGGGAATTGTATCGGGAAAAAACGTAAAAAGCTCTACATTTGAGTGACGTGGACCTGGGGCATTTGTTGTTATTTGTTGGTGATTAGAAAAACAGGTGAGCCTGTGGCCCCCAAACTAGCATGTCTTTATAATATATACCTATCGCTATCTGATCAGCATGTCCGCCATAAGGAGAAAGCCAACGGGCAGCAATGCCGACCAGGAGTTGCTCATCGACGAGCCACCAAAGTCGGAGAAGGAGGCGGAGCACCAGAAGCCAGATATTCGTGGAGACCGGAGGAATATAGCCATACTGCTGTTCCTGTACGTTCTGCAGGGCATTCCCATCGGTCTTATAGCAGCCATACCCATGTTGCTGCAAAACAGAGGAGCTAGCTACAAACAACAGGCGGAGTTTTCCTTCGCCTACTGGCCATTCAGCTTGAAGCTGCTGTGGGCTCCAATTGTGGATTCCCTGTACATCCGGCGATTTGGACGCCGGAAATCGTGGCTAGTCCCAGTGCAGTACCTTCTGGGTGCCTTTATGTTGCTCCTCTCCCTCCACGTGGATCGCTGGCTGGGCGGAAACGGTGTCGATCCCAATGTGCCGCTCCTGACGCTGCTCTTCTTCCTGCTTAACTTCCTGGCTGCCACTCAGGACATCGCCGTGGATGGCTGGGCCTTGACCATGCTAAAGCGATGCAATGTTGGATATGCATCCACCTGCAATAGCGTGGGCCAAACCGCTGGCTACTTCTTGGGCTATGTGGTGTTCATTGCCCTGGAGTCCAAGGATTTCTGCAACACCTACATAAGAGACGTGCCACTCGAGGAGGGCATGATCACATTGCCCCGTTTCCTTTGGTTCTGGGGCATTACATTTGTGGTGGCCACTACTTTGGTGGCCATTTTCAAGAAGGAGAACGACATCGAAGACGCGCACATGGACGCTCGCTACACGGAGGAGCACGAGTTGAACATCCACGAGAGCTACAAGATTTTGTGGGACATGGTGCGCATGCGTCCCGTCCAAATCCTGGCTGTAATTCTGCTCACCGTGAAGGTCACGTTTGCAGCCTCTGATGCTGTGACCAGCTTAAAACTAATTGACGCTGGTGTGCCGAAGGATAAGCTGGCCTTACTCGCCATTCCCCTAATTCCTCTGCAGCTCATTCTGCCGCTGGCGGTCGGTCGGTATACGAACGGACCACGTCCCATGGACGTCTACCTTAAGGCCATTCCCTACCGCATCATCATGGCAACTGTGGCCACTGGCTTGGCCTACATCACACCCTATATCATCAGGGGAGGAGCTGTGCCTGCTTATTACTACGTCCTGCTGATCACCAGTTATGCCATCTACCAAGTATTCCTGTACTCCATGTTTGTGGCTGCCATGGCCTTTTTCGCCAAGATCTCCGACCCAGCCGTCGGTGGCACTTACATGACATTTTTGAACACATTGTGCAATCTGGGCGGTAATTGGCCCAACACAGTGGTGTTGTGGTTGGTGGACGTGCTCACCTGGAAGCAGTGCTCCAATAATGCGGAAAATACCTGCCAGGGCAAGGAGGAGCAACAGGTGAGTGCTCAGAGAGAGATTTTACAGCATACAAGATTATTATGACTCTAAAGATACGGCATCCATATAGTTTGATGAAAGTTTTACTACAAACCAGGAAAAGATAAACTATCTTAAAGCTAGCCAGTTATGAAATAAAAGTAcattaacaaatatttttcttcaTATCTCCCGCAGAGCTGTGAAGCATCGGCTGGCAAGTGCGAGATAACCTTCGATGGTTACTACTTGGAGTCGGGCATTTGCGTTCTGTACGGCATAgtgtggctgctgctggtgcgCAAATGGATCGTTTACTTGCAGGACCTGCCCGTGAGATCATGGTTGGTGGTCAAGCAGAAGTCGCGGTAGCAATCAATAGTGTGATCCGGGGCCAGATCGTCATAAAGATCCAGCACCGACCCGTAGGTACAAACAACTAATTCTAGGATTAGCAGACGTTTGCATTCTGTAGGCTAGCGAAATTACAAATTCCCGCCTTGGTATTGTTTTTTGTATAACTAATTTTGATTCCGAtggaaataaaatcaaatgttGAATTGAGCGAATGTGTAAGATGTTAATTTATTCGCTCGACTGCGCGCAATCATCGATTTTTAAAGGGTACAAAGAGTCTTAACTTAATTGTGGATAAAAAGTCAGCAACTAGTAGTACTTCCAGGAGTCGGCCGACTCCTGATTTTGCTTCTGCTTGCTCTTGCGCTCAATCAAACCTGCCAAATGCTCCGACCGCATGGACAGCGAGTCGATCTTCTCCACCAGCTGCTGATAGGGACTCAAGGGCTGGGTGCCCATCACCACATGGCCCAGTTTCGAATCGATCTTGGCATTCAGACGGGCATTGCGGATGAGGTTGACGATCCAGCACTCAGCCTCGTTGGGCTTCATGTTCAGCTTATCGGCCAGCATGCTGATGGTGATGCACTGGTGAATGCGGCAGAATGTCTCGAAGATCATCAAGCGGGCATCCTCCACGAACTCATTCAGGCAGGCTACGATGAAGAAGTCGTTGAGGATCACCGTCTGGCACTCGTGCAGCTTCAGACGCGCTCCCTCGAAATCGAAGTTCACGTACAGACACTCCAGGAACTCGGTGATGGGATCGCGGTACGTGTACGACTCCTGTTGGATCACCTTGATCAAATCCTTTAGAGCATTACGGCGGGTGCGGTTGATGACTACGGCGGTGGCCAAGTAACGCATGATGTGCGGGCACATTGTCTGAATGGCGTTCAAATACAGGGGCTTGTACAGGAACATCTCAATAATGAGATCGCGTCCCTTGGGGTGATTGAAGAAGACCAGGACCGACCAGTGGATCAGCCAGGTGCGCTGCTGCAGGGCCTGGATAGTGCTGAAGTTGGCGTTGTCGATGTAGTCGCGCAAACGCGTCAGATCCTCCAGAGCAGTGTTCCAGTTGAGTGTCAGAATCTCGGCGGCCAGCTTGCCCCACAGCACATTAAGGTAGTTCTGCAAAATTTGGGAGACAATAACTTGGTTAATAATTATTCTGTTTTAATGGCTTTTGTTCCTTTTCCATTAATTTAGTTCCATACGCACCTTGTCGTTGGGCGACATGACGATGAGACAGAAATACAGGTAAGAGGTGGACTCCTGATAGTTGCCGCACTCGTAGAGGTACTTGGCCAGCTTGTAGGCGCTTTCCAGGTGCTCCACCTTGAAGTTGTAGTCCTTCTGCAGGGCGTTGACGAAGGTCTTCGAGTCCTTCATGCTCTCACCGTTCTTGAGAATGTCGGTGGCCTTCATGATGGGTGCCACCTCGTTCTGCAGCTGCTTGAGCGTGGCCAGGACCTCCGCCTTGCGCTGCACGAGCTCCTCGGGCATCTCCTGGCTGAGATTGAGACGCTTGCGGGTGTCCATCGTGTAATCGATCATGTTCGTCTTGTTCACCGTCTCCAAAATGTACTCCAGCAGCTCCTgctggttgtagatctgcaaAGAAAGTCACACATATGTAGATTTCCCATAGTTATGTACTGGTGACTCGGCAACCGCCAGCGGAGCACCGCCTAGTCGCTTTTCTAACCTCCTTGCCGCACAAGAACTCCAACAGCGGGAAGGTCAAGTGCCTGTCCAAAAACTGGCAATTGATGCGTGTCAGGTCGAAATTAGCCATGATTGCTGCTGGTTTACTATGTTTTCACAACGAAATTTACACGCAAAATTGGCAGAAAAATACGCGTGCGAGGGCAGACAGTGTGCCCAGAGACGAAAAGAGTGACGCCCGCTCAGAGTTACCAGCGGGTGGAAATACGGAGACGACATTAAATACCATGACCCCAAACCGGTATTTTTCAAGCTTTCAAAATGGcgcatttatttaaaaaacattaatTCATTAAGAAtactttcaaaaaatattccACTTAAAGATTAGTTATTATTAACTCTATGTTTTCAATGAAataacgaaataattattaaatattttctccATGACAATAAATTCTTATTCCTTAAAACTTTGTTGCTCtatgtatataaaataccaataattttaaatttaaagttatACATACAACAAAGGTTTTTAATTTCAAGCTTTCACTCGTTGCACGCAGTTCTAATTTCTGATGATCTATTTAAGTATAAAATTTATCTGAAAAATGCCTctcttttaaaattattaatacatatatttcaaGTAATTTGCCCCTCAaattcaaaacacaaatatcAACTCATCGGACAAAtgctttttaataatttgaatatttatttcatcAAATACTtgcacataaatatatttatatagagaTGTATGTATAAGGGTATACATTTGGGTTAAATATGTTTTGTATAAATTGTGTAATTCTTTGTATTCGCGCATTTAACTGCCAAAGAGCACATTTGTTTTAACAATAGCCACTTAGGTACATTTGCGGTCAACGGTCGAATGCAGttcaaaacacacaaacaacATCTAAAAAAATGCGTTTCGATATTGGCCGAGTTTAATACATTTCTCTGTCTGTATATACGATTTATGGATTGTATATAGGAGGGTGGAGATCAGCATATCAATTTTCACttcatatattttgtttgCATAGATTGGGCAACACAAGCTAAAACAACATtgaaaaaatgcattttctaaatattaatcttcaattaattttctgtttaacGATAACGGTAAGTTTCTAGTTATTGTCCTTAGATTTTTTGTTGGATATTCGATTTCCGTtaagatatacatataagtaTTCGATTGGCTTCAATCAGCATTTCAGTTTGCACTCTTAATTGACTCCTGCcgcagcatcatcatcatcacctaTGGAGGGCATCTCGACGAACCACTAACTTTTCCCAGCCAGCTTTGCGAtcaaaataaaactaaatgaaACGTGTTTCGTTTTGGTTTGGTGTGTAAAAAACTCAAGTCTTTTTAGtgtaaactaaactaaaatcgcgaaaataaaaatcacaaaTCGTTAAAGAATTTCGCACTATAGGCTAAGGACGATGCACGCACACAAAACTTGATATTAGCTGCTCTGGCTGCCTCTGCGGATCCTTCTTAGGATGTCCCGATGACGCCACCAGGTCCTGGAAGCCCACTGGGACGGCCGGTCAGATAGGAATCCACCTGGCGTGCGGCCTGGCGACCCTCGGTAATGGCCCAGACGACCAGCGACTGGCCACGTCGGCAATCTGCAAAGAACAGGaggtaaattaaaatttttgtcaTTAAAAGATACAGAAATCATTCACATTTTAACTCTTAATACTAAGTCTATTActtataaaacataaaacttaCCTCCTGCCGCAAAGACCTTGGAGTTCGAGGTGCCGTACTGTCCGTTGGATGCCTTGATGTTGCCGCGCGGGTCCAGTTCCAGACCCAGTTCGCTCGGCACCGTCTTCTCCGGACCCAGGAAGCCCATGGCCAGGAGAATGAGGTCTGCGGGGAAGTACTTCTCCGAACCGGCCACCTCCTGCATGCGCCACTGTCCCGTTTCCGTCTTGGTCCACTCCACCTCGACGGTGTTCACGCCCTTGATGGCTCCATTTTCGCCAACGAACTCCTTGGTGGTGGTGCAGTACTGGCGCGGATCTTTGCCCCACTTGAGCTTCACCTCCTCGTGTCCGTAGTCCACGCGGAAGACCTTCGGCCACTGGGGCCAGGGGTTGTCCTCAGCACGCTTCTGTGGCGGTTCCGGAAGGATCTCGAATGTAGTGATACTCTTAGCGCCTTGACGCAACGACGTGGCAATGCAATCGCATCCGGTATCGCCACCGCCGATGATGATCACATTCTTGCCAGCGGCAGAGATTATATCATTCTTGCCACCCAGCTGCTTCTTCTGCTGCGCCTCCAGGAATTCCATGGCAAAGTGAATGCCCTTCAGGTCACGGTTGGCTAGCGGCAAGTCACGGGGCCAGGTGGAGCCAGTGGTGAGGAGGACGGCATCATACCTGTTGAATCGAGAGTAATAAGTACAGGTGTTCTAGACTAAGTATTCTATTAAAACTTGAGGAACCCAATCACGGCTAAATCGTCAAAAATGGATCACCTTAAATGTTCAATTATACTTACTCCTGCAGCAGTTGCTCGGCCTTGAGGTCCTTGCCCACATGGACATTGGTGCGGAACTCGATACCCTCGTCAGCCATCAGGTCTACCCGCCGCTTGACCACCTCCTTGGAAAGCTTCATCGTGGGAATACCATACTGCAAAAGTCCACCAACGCGATCGTTGCGCTCAAAGACGGTGACAAAGTGACCGGCGCGGTTCAGCTGCTGCGAGGCGGCCAAGCCGGAAGGTCCTGATCCCACAATCGCAACACGTTTGCCAGTGCGCACTTCCGGGATCTCGGGCTTAATCCAACCCTGCTCGAAGGCATGATCTATGATGGCGCATTCGATGTTCTTGATCGTCACAGCTGGCTCGGAGATGCCCAAAACGCAGGAACCCTCGCAAGGAGCGGGGCATACTCGACCAGTGAACTCCGGGAAGTTGTTGGTCTGCAGCAGTTGACGCAGAGCCTCCTGCCACTCGCCGTGGAAAACGAGGTCGTTCCATTTGGGAATGATGTTACCGAGCGGACAGCCCGTGGAGTTGGACTGACAGAAGGGCACACCGCATTCCATGCAGCGAGCTGCTTGAACCTTGAGGTTCTTGCGAACATGTGGGAAGTTGTAGACTTCATCCCAATCCTTCTGTCGCTCTCCTGCATCTCGGTACGGAGCCGATTCCCTCTTGTACTTTACAAAGCCACGGGTCTTGTCCAGGACGCGATCGGCACGCTTCTGCTCGAGCACCACGTCCTGAATCGCCTCCTCGATGTCCTTGATGTGCGGTTCATGCTTTCCGTTTCCATTCTCGATGGCGGACTTCAGCGGCTGTTCCACTGCTTGTTGTTCGGCCATGTCCTTCAGAGCCTTTTGGTATTCATAGGGGAAGACCTTGACAAACTTGCCCTGGGCTTCGGCCCAGTTGTCTAGCAACTCCTTGGCCACCTTCGAGCCTGTCTTCTCAATGAAATCAGCCAAGAGTTCCTTGACCAGCAGCACATCCTTCTCAATTTCCAACGGCAGGAGTTCCACACTTTCCGGATTTACCTTGGGCTTAAAGGAACCATCTAAATCGTACACATAGGCAATACCGCCGGACATGCCAGCGGCGAAGTTTCGTCCCGTGAGACCGAGGATAACCACGACACCGCCAGTCATGTATTCACATCCGTGATCGCCCACACCTTCCACCACGGCTGTTACACCAGAGTTCCGTACGCAGAAGCGTTCGGAAGCAATACCTCGGAAATAGGCGGTTCCCTCGGTGGCTCCATACAAGCAAACGTTGCCCACGATTACATTGAGATGTGATTCGAATGGAACCGTATCTTGTGGCATGATGACAACATTGCCACCGCAAAGGCCCTTGCCCACATAATCGTTGGCATCGCCCTTCAATGTCACATTAACACCACGCGCCAGGAATGCGCAGAAGCTCTGACCAGCGGAACCCTCCAGGAAGATGTCGATGCTCTTGCCAGCGGGCAAGCCAGCCTCTCCATATTTGCTGTAGAATATACCAAATTAGATTATGATCACCTTGTTAACAGACCTAATCCTACCATGCAATATGGTAGCTCAGAGTAGAACCAAAGGCCCGCTCCTCATTGTGGATGCGCATCTTGACGGTTACATTATCGTCTGCTCCACTGAATATTTGCTGAGCCTTGACAATTAGTTCGTTGTCGGAACGCTTCTCCAGCTGGAAGTCCTGTTTTACGGAACCTCCAACGATGTTCGTGCCGGGACGCAGTTCCAAAGCTGGCTGCAGGAGCAACTTGAGGTCCAGGTTACTAGCCTTGGCATCGCGTTGACTGGCCACGCGTAATAGATCGGTGCGACCAATCAGATCCTGGAACTTTCGAATGCCCAATCCAGCCATGATTTTGCGAATCTATAAAATAGTCAAATGATTAGTCTAATTTATAGAAGCTATGGGAAATATAAGCTTACATCCTCGGCCAACATGAAGAAGAAGTTGATAACATGCTCTGGTTTACCCGTGAACTTCTTGCGCAGCTCCGGATCCTGGGTGGCAATACCCACGGGGCAGGTGTTCAAGTGACACTTTCGCATCATGGTGCAGCCTTCAAAGATTATTATGCTTATAATACAGCGTATAAAAGTAATGCACACAACTTACCCATGACAATCAAGGGAGCAGTACTGAAACCAAACTCATCAGCACCCAGCAGTGCAGCCACCACCACATCGAATCCTGTGCGGAGCTGTCCATCGGCCTGAACAATCACACTGCGGAAGGTTCATCCAAACAAATCCAGATCCAGACCGTTTATAGTGGGAAGACACGACATAAAAAGGAAGGCAATGTTAGCAAATTCAGCCCCGGGTAGGAATCAATGTAATGAGAAGAAATTACGAATGGAGCACAGCGCGACGAACGTGATCGAGTGAGCGAGTGAGTGGAGTGGAGTAGAGCGAGTGGACTGGAGTTTGGATTTGGACTGGATCGATCGAATCGTGTTTTACAGCTGTTTGGAAGCGGGTTTCTGTAGCTAGGATCTGGAGATCGGTTGAGTGATACTCATTACTTCAAAGGTCTCTGTCCAAAGAATGCGCTACTTCTTCATTTTGAATGGATCGATCTTTCACTGTATCCGTTTCCTCACACTGGATCATGTCCATGGGTTCGCAATCGAGACATCTTTCATTTGTCAGATTTCAAAGAATTTAAAATTCTCATTGAGCGCTTTTCCGCTGGACAAGATTCGCCTTCCCCAAGCGCCGTGTCATCGTCCTCctgcccaccgcccactggcCACATGTACGAGGAGTTTCAATGGGGTTGTGTAGGGGGATCAGCCCAACTTTCCGATGATCAATGGATCTCTGCTTTTGGGAATACATGTTCTGAACAGGTTTTCCAACGCTGTCATCTGGATAACCAGGCACTTTCAGTAATGTATCGGTTCATGATTAGTAACAACAAGAGGAGAGAGCGGGAATGGCTCTGTGCCGGCTTCTCCTGGTCGGAAACTTACCGTGATCGTAGATTATTTAGCACCAGCACCTGATGCGTCTCGGCCACACCCAGCTCCCAGGGTAATCCGGCATTCTTGATGCCTGTCCAGGAGCTAGCTCCGGTACCACCATCATGTCCAGAGATTACAATGTGCTCGGCTTTGCCCTGTTGTAATAAGAAAATTCTTCAAGAGACTTATTACCTTTCTAATGCATTCTCAAACCTACCTTGGCAACACCGGAGGCGACGACACCAACGCCCACTTCGGACACCAGCTTCACACTGATGCGTGCATTCGGATTGGAGCATTTAAGATCGTAGATCAGCTCAGCCAGATCCTCGATGGAGTAGATATCGTGATGAGGTGGAGGTGAGATTAAGCCCACTCCGGGTACAGACTTTCGGGTCTTGGCAATATCCTTGGTCACCTTGTAACCTGGCAGCTCGCCACCCTCACCCGGCTTGGCGCCCTGAGCCATTTTGATCTGCAGATCATCGGCATTAGCCAGGTAGGATGCGGTTACGCCAAAACGACCCGAAGCCACCTGTTTGATGGCCGAGCGACGACTGTTGTTTGGATCTTGGTCTGCATAGCaaatgataaataaatattgattaGTTTACTAACGGATAGGGATAAACTTTGTGACTCACTTAAATAACGATCTGAGTCCTCGCCACCTTCACCAGTGTTGCTCTTGCCACCAATGCGATTCATGGTGATCGAAAGTGTTTGATGAGCCTCCAGGGAGATGCTGCCAAAGCTCATGGCACCAGTGGCAAAGCtatagaaattattaataaacaaAGGGTGTTTTAGATCAGTAAGTAAACATCTAGTCTGGAACCTACCGCTTGACAATCTCGCTGGCGGGCTCCACCTCGGAGATATCAATACTTTGCCGATCTGTAACAAACTCCAGCTGTCCGCGAAGAGCACACTTCTTCACACTATCCAGAGTGGTTTTCTTAAAGGCTTCAAATGCATCCAGATTCTTATTAACGGCCGCTTCTTGCAGGCTGCCAATGGAGGATGGCTCGTTAATGTGAGCCTCGCCACCGTGACGCCAGTGGTACTGGCCAGGATTCCGCAGGATGCGTGTGTCTGGCGTTGCCTTGCCATAGGTTAGTTGATAGCGTTGAAGGCCCTCCTTGGCCAGAATCTCCAGGGTGACTCCACCAATGCGACTTTGGGTGCCGCGGAAGCACTTGGCCACCAGGTCGGAACCCAATCCCACAGCCTCGAAGATCTGGGCGCTCTTGTAGGATTGCAAAGTGCTGATGCCCATTTTGGCCATTACTTTGGCTATTCCCGTGTCAATAGCTTGGGCATAGGCGGCATAGAT from Drosophila mauritiana strain mau12 chromosome 3L, ASM438214v1, whole genome shotgun sequence carries:
- the LOC117139093 gene encoding glutamate synthase [NADH], amyloplastic isoform X2, whose product is MAPTITDNCEFECATVEATTTTTSAITIGDSDHFDSSAIGSSGDNFEESNELHLNGQQDQDVQEEEQQQQQQMPWEAPGKQGLYDPQNEHEACGVGFIVAIDGKRSHKILRDAQTLSERMNHRGACACDNDTGDGAGVLASIPHGLYSKALAKQGVTLPELGDYATGIFYLDEAQHAAAEKEFDDLAKSLGLEVIAWRTVPSNQSAIGVVARKSEPLSRQVFVRRPAGSDEKAFERQVFVLRKRASHELIKPGRRFYICSLSDRTVVYKGLFTSDQLWDYYTDLKDPEFETYLALVHTRFSTNTFPSWERAHPLRVLAHNGEINTLRGNVNLMKAREGVMQSDLFGDQLKKLYPVVEPNLSDSGSFDCVLEFLTMASDRSLPESVMTMVPEAWQNDKTMPQEKRDFYQWAACVMEPWDGPALISFTDGRYIGAVLDRNGLRPSRFYVTKENVLVMASEVGVYDVDPSQVTLKSRLKPGRMLLVDTKEKKLIQDIELKAKIAKSRPHSEWLQQKITLDEIRNANVLNTPPVDELAKLPASQRGIFDPRLSLFGYSTETVNMLLIPMFKNKKEALGSMGNDAPLACLSNFQPIPYEYFKQLFAQVTNPPIDPFREKVVMSMQCPLGPEANLLQPSAQQVHRIWLTNPILSIPDTQLLKRNTHRGWRTKVLDITFQYNEGVQGYIDAIDRVCREGYAAAQAGYQLLVISDRGAGIDGKVAVSALLALGALHHHLIETLQRMKVGIVVETAEAREVHHICVLLGYGADAICPYLAFELAQALRDDGVIAPEVNNKQIYAAYAQAIDTGIAKVMAKMGISTLQSYKSAQIFEAVGLGSDLVAKCFRGTQSRIGGVTLEILAKEGLQRYQLTYGKATPDTRILRNPGQYHWRHGGEAHINEPSSIGSLQEAAVNKNLDAFEAFKKTTLDSVKKCALRGQLEFVTDRQSIDISEVEPASEIVKRFATGAMSFGSISLEAHQTLSITMNRIGGKSNTGEGGEDSDRYLNQDPNNSRRSAIKQVASGRFGVTASYLANADDLQIKMAQGAKPGEGGELPGYKVTKDIAKTRKSVPGVGLISPPPHHDIYSIEDLAELIYDLKCSNPNARISVKLVSEVGVGVVASGVAKGKAEHIVISGHDGGTGASSWTGIKNAGLPWELGVAETHQVLVLNNLRSRVIVQADGQLRTGFDVVVAALLGADEFGFSTAPLIVMGCTMMRKCHLNTCPVGIATQDPELRKKFTGKPEHVINFFFMLAEDIRKIMAGLGIRKFQDLIGRTDLLRVASQRDAKASNLDLKLLLQPALELRPGTNIVGGSVKQDFQLEKRSDNELIVKAQQIFSGADDNVTVKMRIHNEERAFGSTLSYHIACKYGEAGLPAGKSIDIFLEGSAGQSFCAFLARGVNVTLKGDANDYVGKGLCGGNVVIMPQDTVPFESHLNVIVGNVCLYGATEGTAYFRGIASERFCVRNSGVTAVVEGVGDHGCEYMTGGVVVILGLTGRNFAAGMSGGIAYVYDLDGSFKPKVNPESVELLPLEIEKDVLLVKELLADFIEKTGSKVAKELLDNWAEAQGKFVKVFPYEYQKALKDMAEQQAVEQPLKSAIENGNGKHEPHIKDIEEAIQDVVLEQKRADRVLDKTRGFVKYKRESAPYRDAGERQKDWDEVYNFPHVRKNLKVQAARCMECGVPFCQSNSTGCPLGNIIPKWNDLVFHGEWQEALRQLLQTNNFPEFTGRVCPAPCEGSCVLGISEPAVTIKNIECAIIDHAFEQGWIKPEIPEVRTGKRVAIVGSGPSGLAASQQLNRAGHFVTVFERNDRVGGLLQYGIPTMKLSKEVVKRRVDLMADEGIEFRTNVHVGKDLKAEQLLQEYDAVLLTTGSTWPRDLPLANRDLKGIHFAMEFLEAQQKKQLGGKNDIISAAGKNVIIIGGGDTGCDCIATSLRQGAKSITTFEILPEPPQKRAEDNPWPQWPKVFRVDYGHEEVKLKWGKDPRQYCTTTKEFVGENGAIKGVNTVEVEWTKTETGQWRMQEVAGSEKYFPADLILLAMGFLGPEKTVPSELGLELDPRGNIKASNGQYGTSNSKVFAAGDCRRGQSLVVWAITEGRQAARQVDSYLTGRPSGLPGPGGVIGTS